Proteins encoded within one genomic window of Bacteroides sedimenti:
- a CDS encoding S24 family peptidase has product MKTVDNQQIKERIRELLRQHGDSVNSLSKELRVSQKTLNNQINGTCALSLDTIVNIATHYRTSADRLLALWADPVQEITHPDVINLPTPDTPSKKEEGAIPLFRMRPGLSLRSFLNNKEPYAVDSIKIPRSPKCDGALYVINDSMYPLIKPGDIVAFSEIKDLSYIISGEIYLVGVNMGGEFYTLCKYVKTIPGEPDKVTLLNFAEGGDSLIIDKSCIEAIAIVKASINFRGIG; this is encoded by the coding sequence ATGAAAACTGTTGATAACCAACAAATTAAGGAGCGTATTAGAGAACTGCTGAGACAGCATGGTGATTCTGTTAATTCCTTATCAAAAGAACTGAGGGTTTCGCAAAAGACCCTGAACAATCAAATCAATGGCACGTGTGCTTTGTCGCTAGACACCATTGTTAATATTGCTACCCACTACAGAACGAGTGCCGATAGACTTCTAGCTTTGTGGGCTGACCCAGTGCAAGAAATAACTCACCCGGACGTCATAAACCTTCCAACTCCAGATACACCATCCAAAAAAGAGGAGGGTGCAATACCACTTTTCAGAATGCGCCCGGGATTAAGCCTTCGGTCTTTCCTAAACAATAAAGAACCCTACGCTGTAGACTCTATTAAAATTCCGAGGTCGCCTAAATGCGACGGAGCTTTATATGTTATTAATGATAGCATGTACCCACTTATCAAGCCCGGGGATATTGTAGCCTTTTCTGAGATTAAAGACCTCAGCTATATTATATCCGGGGAGATTTACCTTGTAGGTGTAAACATGGGTGGCGAGTTTTATACACTCTGCAAATATGTTAAGACTATTCCCGGAGAGCCTGATAAAGTTACGCTGTTGAACTTTGCCGAAGGAGGCGACTCTTTGATAATAGATAAGAGCTGCATAGAAGCTATAGCTATAGTCAAAGCGAGTATAAATTTTAGAGGCATTGGCTAA
- a CDS encoding DNA cytosine methyltransferase: MKKGLTVLSLFDGMSCCRIALERAGIQVSKYFASEIKDIAIKVTRHNYPDTIHIGDVTKVSFKDGILHTENGDFEVGHIDLLAGGSPCQDLSIANRTQSGLGGSKSSLFWEYERLKKEINPTYFILENVGSMPKFDRMLISEALGATGVKINSSLVSGQLRDRIYWTNIWEREREIPIPKDRGIMLSDVLDSGWTERKKIQLHTC, from the coding sequence ATGAAAAAAGGACTAACGGTGCTCAGCCTGTTTGACGGCATGAGCTGCTGCCGCATAGCCCTCGAGAGGGCTGGAATTCAAGTATCGAAGTACTTCGCGTCTGAAATAAAAGACATAGCGATAAAAGTAACTAGGCATAACTATCCCGATACAATACACATAGGAGACGTTACAAAGGTATCATTTAAAGATGGTATTCTACACACAGAGAACGGAGACTTTGAAGTGGGTCACATAGACCTACTAGCTGGGGGTTCTCCCTGTCAGGATTTATCCATTGCGAATAGGACACAATCGGGTTTGGGAGGAAGCAAAAGCTCTCTTTTCTGGGAATACGAAAGGCTAAAGAAGGAAATAAACCCGACTTACTTTATCCTTGAAAATGTGGGTTCTATGCCAAAGTTTGACCGTATGCTGATATCAGAGGCTCTCGGGGCTACGGGGGTGAAGATAAACTCTTCCTTAGTGTCAGGACAGCTAAGGGATAGGATATACTGGACGAATATTTGGGAGAGAGAGAGAGAAATTCCAATTCCGAAAGACAGAGGAATTATGCTATCCGACGTGCTAGATAGCGGATGGACGGAAAGAAAAAAAATCCAATTGCATACTTGCTAG
- a CDS encoding DUF2800 domain-containing protein, which yields MAKKEQEKAHALLSPSGAARWMICTPSAVLESQFPDKTSDAAEEGTLAHLLGETIIRNRLGRVSDKAFADAMVNIKKHKFYSPEMLDYMNAYADFVLDELTASRVICPDAEIEVEVQLNLSDYMQDAFGTGDIGIVSDKVLKVIDLKYGKGVKVSCVDNIQMKIYALGFLAIYDIAYDIEEVQMTIYQPRMDNISSYTMKVKDLRDWAENELKPKAKLAFDGLGEYVPSDKCQFCKAKNRCRALAMKNLEALKYEFQDPDLLSDKEITEILTYTDMLVSWANSISGYALQEALNGKKWEGFKLVEGRSVRVITDDEKAAEILSKEGFTDEQIFTRKLAGITSLEKLVSKAKFNELLAGLIDKPQGKPTLVPECDSRPEFNGIEQAKADFQ from the coding sequence ATGGCTAAGAAGGAACAAGAAAAAGCACATGCGCTGCTGTCCCCTTCTGGGGCAGCTCGCTGGATGATATGCACCCCTTCGGCTGTATTAGAGTCTCAGTTCCCGGATAAAACATCGGACGCCGCCGAGGAAGGCACTCTAGCCCACCTTTTAGGCGAAACGATAATCCGGAACAGACTAGGAAGGGTTTCTGATAAGGCTTTCGCAGATGCTATGGTTAATATCAAGAAGCACAAGTTCTACTCTCCTGAAATGCTGGACTACATGAATGCCTATGCGGACTTCGTGTTAGACGAGCTTACCGCTTCCCGGGTTATTTGTCCGGATGCGGAGATAGAGGTAGAGGTGCAGCTTAATTTATCCGACTACATGCAAGATGCTTTCGGAACAGGGGATATCGGAATAGTATCTGACAAGGTGCTAAAGGTTATCGACCTGAAATACGGTAAGGGCGTAAAGGTAAGCTGTGTAGATAACATACAGATGAAAATATACGCTCTTGGATTCCTTGCCATATACGACATAGCGTATGACATAGAAGAAGTCCAAATGACTATCTACCAGCCTCGAATGGATAATATATCCTCGTACACAATGAAGGTGAAAGACTTACGGGATTGGGCTGAAAATGAGCTCAAACCTAAAGCTAAACTCGCTTTCGACGGACTGGGAGAGTATGTTCCTAGTGATAAGTGCCAGTTCTGTAAAGCCAAAAACCGATGCAGGGCTTTGGCTATGAAAAACCTAGAGGCACTTAAATACGAGTTCCAAGACCCAGACTTATTATCGGATAAGGAAATAACCGAGATACTTACCTATACTGATATGCTTGTATCATGGGCTAATTCTATATCCGGATATGCTCTCCAAGAGGCACTGAACGGTAAGAAATGGGAAGGCTTCAAACTGGTAGAAGGCCGAAGCGTCCGGGTAATAACCGACGACGAAAAAGCGGCAGAAATTCTATCAAAAGAAGGCTTCACAGATGAACAGATATTCACTCGCAAACTGGCGGGTATTACTTCCCTCGAGAAGTTAGTCTCAAAGGCTAAGTTCAACGAGTTACTAGCAGGATTAATCGACAAACCGCAGGGCAAGCCAACGCTAGTCCCGGAATGCGATAGCCGACCGGAGTTCAACGGCATTGAGCAAGCAAAAGCAGATTTTCAATAA
- a CDS encoding DUF6378 domain-containing protein → MMRKIISAILGAAVGYSLFAAELGDFTFLMGLQSNLVAPILLCLLVTAMVAAFFIWIAVSLLGEIISDYKSQNLKTDKTMENFYKVGDKVLVKSREWYETSKDSDGRVECVGDTFMPQMEELCGKVGTIRREHLSRNGHILYKLYFKDVNPEQDCWFTYDMLEGKIVETDIKDLKIGDKVLLKSKEWYDKSRKTADGGITLSQYYFNPDMARYLGKVVHVIGKEYDYHRDFGYIKISEDGRCWDWTSEMIEGKLVSPEDASAALESVTFEKKDEPLFKNPDGTTNLLAKAAHILNGDRQADYSDPVENFETIAKIASILNGREETPETCVSVMMAVKLAREAFKHKEDNLIDLSAYAEIRNRIFEKKGGKA, encoded by the coding sequence ATGATGCGAAAGATAATAAGCGCCATACTTGGCGCAGCTGTAGGATATAGCCTATTTGCGGCAGAGCTAGGAGACTTTACGTTCTTAATGGGGCTGCAATCCAACCTAGTAGCCCCTATCCTATTATGCCTCTTAGTTACAGCTATGGTGGCGGCATTCTTCATCTGGATAGCCGTATCGCTGCTAGGAGAAATTATTTCAGATTATAAATCTCAAAACTTAAAAACAGATAAAACTATGGAAAATTTTTATAAAGTCGGGGATAAAGTCCTCGTTAAATCGAGAGAATGGTATGAAACCAGCAAAGACTCCGACGGTCGCGTTGAGTGCGTTGGCGATACGTTTATGCCCCAAATGGAAGAACTATGCGGTAAAGTAGGAACTATCAGGAGAGAGCACCTGTCTAGGAATGGCCATATTCTCTATAAGCTTTACTTCAAAGACGTAAATCCTGAGCAAGACTGTTGGTTTACGTATGATATGCTCGAAGGCAAAATAGTGGAAACGGATATCAAAGACCTAAAAATCGGCGATAAAGTTCTGCTTAAATCTAAGGAATGGTACGACAAGAGTCGTAAGACAGCAGATGGGGGTATAACTTTATCTCAGTATTATTTTAACCCAGATATGGCTAGATACTTAGGTAAAGTAGTACACGTTATTGGAAAAGAATATGACTATCATAGAGATTTTGGATACATAAAAATATCCGAAGACGGCCGATGTTGGGACTGGACGTCTGAAATGATTGAAGGTAAGTTGGTATCTCCAGAAGATGCAAGTGCTGCCCTAGAGTCTGTTACTTTCGAAAAGAAAGACGAACCATTGTTCAAAAACCCAGACGGGACTACGAACCTGTTAGCCAAAGCGGCTCATATCCTTAATGGAGACAGGCAAGCCGACTACTCAGACCCGGTAGAGAACTTCGAGACAATTGCTAAGATTGCATCTATTCTCAACGGCAGAGAGGAAACACCGGAGACTTGCGTTAGCGTAATGATGGCAGTTAAGCTAGCGCGTGAAGCCTTTAAGCACAAGGAAGACAACTTGATAGACCTTTCGGCTTACGCAGAGATACGTAACCGTATTTTTGAGAAGAAAGGAGGTAAGGCATGA
- a CDS encoding DNA cytosine methyltransferase, which yields MADGRKEKKSNCILARYAYAYKYALKDEKYKSAHTQEVLVKRHKKGFMTLIHEDGHMRFMTRRELERLQTVPEGYTDVLDYADAADVLGDGWTVDVIAHIFAGIKC from the coding sequence ATAGCGGATGGACGGAAAGAAAAAAAATCCAATTGCATACTTGCTAGGTACGCATACGCTTATAAATACGCCCTAAAAGACGAAAAATATAAGAGTGCTCACACTCAGGAGGTGCTCGTAAAAAGGCATAAAAAGGGATTTATGACCCTGATTCACGAGGATGGGCACATGCGTTTTATGACCCGAAGGGAGCTTGAAAGACTACAGACTGTTCCCGAAGGATATACTGACGTACTTGACTATGCGGACGCCGCCGATGTACTTGGGGATGGCTGGACGGTAGATGTAATAGCCCACATATTTGCAGGAATTAAATGCTAA
- a CDS encoding DUF2815 family protein, with product MAKVVTGKVRFSYAHVFTPHAIEEGQEPKYSVSIIIPKKDKKTIAKIREEIEKLTKEFLQAKGLTKLPAKFYIPLRDGDEEREDDPAYANSMFLGASSKRKPQIVDDSVQPIIDSDEFYSGCYGRASINLFLFDKAGNKGIGVGLNNLQKLEDGERLGGGSTAEEDFGSEDSDW from the coding sequence ATGGCAAAAGTAGTAACAGGAAAAGTTAGATTTTCTTACGCACATGTTTTCACACCTCATGCAATTGAGGAAGGACAAGAACCTAAGTATTCAGTATCTATTATTATCCCTAAAAAGGATAAGAAGACAATAGCTAAGATTCGGGAGGAAATCGAGAAGCTAACGAAAGAGTTCCTCCAAGCTAAAGGGCTAACCAAACTCCCGGCTAAGTTCTATATTCCTCTAAGAGACGGGGACGAGGAAAGAGAGGACGACCCAGCGTATGCAAACTCCATGTTCCTCGGAGCTAGCAGCAAGCGCAAACCCCAGATTGTAGACGACAGTGTACAGCCTATTATAGACTCTGACGAGTTCTACAGCGGTTGCTACGGTCGCGCTTCGATTAATCTGTTCTTGTTTGATAAAGCCGGGAACAAGGGTATCGGCGTAGGACTTAACAACCTACAAAAGCTGGAAGATGGAGAGCGTCTGGGAGGTGGAAGCACTGCCGAAGAAGACTTCGGAAGCGAAGACTCAGACTGGTAA
- a CDS encoding virulence-associated E family protein, with translation MNKDISKIRYDTELAIAVGKSRKDTNWKNKRVRWKALLEKLSKEHRTHESSKEYKSASRDRKAEIKDVGGFVAGYIKEGRRKSENIVSRSALTLDIDYATEDLWETVKDFFPFASCVYSTHSHTPESPRLRLIIPLSREVSPEEYEAVARKVAGDIGIDAFDDTTFEPARLMYWQSTPDDGEYIFDYNDAPILDPDKELSRYRDWTDRSQWPVSSRVGKVLEKERKKLGDPREKSGVIGAFNRAYDIHEAISTFLRDIYEPCDISPDRYTYTGGSTSGGLVTYDDSYACSHHSTDPCCGRTLNAFDLVRVHMFGELDDKDKDTIPVNKLPSFKAMEGFAAKDEKVKRAILEANSQEVSADFSEPIDPDDELDSDEALDLLAKELEYDGRGQILQTINNAAAILKYDPLLRGTFAYNEFDAREVALRDLPWRKVNKSNRSLVDSDDSQLRQYIEKYYKIMSKSVIQDALQNTVTNNRFNPVKDYLDSLVWDGTPRIENLLIEFLGAEDTPYTRAVMRKVMIAAVARIYEPGKKFDNVLTLVGSQGVGKSTFVRMLGKDWYSDSFNSIQGREAYESIQGVWIMEMGELAGLRKVEMETVKHFLSKCDDRYRVAYGRRTQTFKRQCVFIGTTNDYDFLKDPTGNRRFWPVEVGITIPNRRPWEIKPEEVDSFWAEAVEYYLAGEELNLTGELEEMAIIQQEQHTEQNAHAAKINEYLDKLLPENWDELDLVDKRMHLAGGELVPQGTVRRDRVTVMEIWEEYFNQPGANLDPMKNREIRNIMRQNKSWESFRFRVGGELERGYRRVV, from the coding sequence GTGAACAAGGACATCAGCAAAATTCGGTATGACACAGAGCTCGCAATAGCGGTAGGAAAAAGCCGTAAGGACACTAACTGGAAAAACAAAAGGGTTCGTTGGAAAGCCCTACTGGAAAAGCTATCTAAGGAGCACAGAACGCACGAAAGCTCAAAAGAGTATAAGAGTGCGTCTCGTGACAGAAAAGCTGAAATAAAGGACGTAGGAGGCTTTGTCGCAGGGTATATAAAAGAGGGTAGACGTAAGTCGGAGAATATAGTCTCCCGAAGTGCGCTGACTCTCGATATAGACTACGCTACTGAGGACTTGTGGGAAACAGTTAAAGACTTCTTTCCTTTTGCCTCATGCGTCTACTCCACGCACTCGCATACTCCAGAGTCCCCTAGACTAAGGCTTATTATACCTCTTAGCCGGGAAGTCTCTCCAGAGGAATATGAGGCCGTGGCAAGAAAGGTAGCCGGAGACATAGGGATAGATGCTTTCGACGACACCACGTTTGAGCCAGCCAGACTAATGTACTGGCAGAGTACGCCGGACGACGGAGAGTATATATTCGACTACAACGACGCCCCTATCCTAGACCCGGACAAAGAGCTTTCGCGCTACAGAGATTGGACGGATAGGAGCCAGTGGCCTGTGTCCTCACGAGTTGGCAAAGTTCTCGAAAAGGAACGTAAGAAGCTGGGAGACCCCCGGGAAAAATCGGGGGTAATCGGGGCTTTTAATAGAGCCTACGACATACACGAAGCGATAAGCACATTCCTTCGAGACATCTACGAGCCTTGCGATATTAGCCCTGACAGGTACACCTATACCGGAGGCTCTACGTCTGGAGGGCTTGTGACCTATGACGACTCTTACGCATGTAGCCATCATAGCACAGACCCGTGTTGCGGTCGTACCCTCAACGCTTTTGACCTAGTTAGAGTTCACATGTTTGGCGAGCTTGACGACAAGGATAAAGACACTATCCCGGTTAACAAGCTGCCGAGTTTTAAGGCTATGGAGGGGTTTGCCGCTAAGGACGAGAAGGTCAAGAGGGCTATACTTGAGGCAAACAGCCAAGAGGTTAGCGCCGATTTTTCAGAGCCGATAGACCCGGACGACGAACTAGATAGCGACGAGGCGCTAGACCTATTAGCCAAAGAACTTGAATACGACGGTCGGGGGCAGATACTCCAGACAATAAACAACGCGGCCGCTATCCTAAAGTACGACCCTTTGCTAAGAGGTACTTTCGCCTATAACGAGTTTGACGCTAGAGAGGTGGCGCTAAGGGACTTACCGTGGAGAAAAGTAAATAAATCTAACCGGAGTTTAGTTGACTCTGACGACTCGCAACTTCGGCAATATATCGAAAAATATTATAAAATTATGAGCAAGTCAGTGATACAGGATGCTTTGCAGAACACAGTAACCAATAACAGGTTTAACCCGGTAAAGGACTATTTAGATAGCCTAGTCTGGGATGGAACTCCGAGGATTGAAAACCTCCTCATAGAGTTCTTAGGTGCAGAAGATACGCCATATACCCGGGCGGTTATGCGCAAAGTTATGATTGCCGCAGTGGCAAGGATTTACGAGCCGGGTAAGAAGTTCGACAACGTGCTTACCCTCGTAGGTTCTCAGGGTGTAGGAAAATCAACCTTTGTCCGGATGCTCGGTAAGGACTGGTACTCGGATAGCTTCAACTCCATACAAGGCAGAGAGGCTTACGAGAGCATACAGGGCGTATGGATTATGGAAATGGGTGAGCTGGCAGGTCTTCGTAAAGTGGAGATGGAGACAGTTAAGCACTTCCTATCCAAGTGCGACGACCGCTACCGGGTTGCTTACGGGAGACGTACACAAACGTTTAAGCGGCAGTGCGTATTCATAGGTACTACCAACGACTACGACTTTTTGAAAGACCCTACGGGCAACCGCAGGTTCTGGCCTGTAGAGGTTGGGATTACTATCCCTAATCGAAGACCGTGGGAGATAAAACCCGAGGAGGTAGATAGCTTCTGGGCTGAGGCTGTAGAGTACTACCTAGCCGGGGAAGAACTTAACCTAACGGGAGAGCTGGAGGAAATGGCAATCATACAACAGGAGCAGCACACAGAGCAAAACGCTCATGCCGCTAAGATTAACGAGTACCTAGACAAGCTCCTACCGGAGAACTGGGACGAACTGGACTTAGTAGACAAGCGTATGCACCTAGCAGGTGGAGAGCTAGTTCCGCAGGGAACTGTAAGGCGAGACCGGGTTACTGTTATGGAGATATGGGAGGAGTATTTCAATCAGCCGGGGGCTAACTTAGACCCTATGAAAAACAGGGAAATACGAAACATCATGCGCCAGAACAAGTCTTGGGAGTCCTTCCGCTTCCGAGTAGGTGGAGAACTGGAACGAGGCTACCGGAGAGTTGTATGA
- a CDS encoding DNA cytosine methyltransferase has translation MKKGLTVLSLFDGMSCGQIALRKIGLPLEKYYASEVDRHAIAQTMLNFPETLQLGDVTKINPEELGKIDILIGGSPCQSFSFAGKRNGMATTENEEIYTLERYIELKGQGFEFEGQSYLFWEYIRILTELRKRNPEIKFLLENVKMQEKWEKVLSKAIGVPPTLLDSKSVSAQRRQRLYWTNIYYRLDPDRIEEDYTIPPLPEKGIILKDILCQNVPEKYILSHLNDKPRKLTANYMQLLETYFDSDYRFWYDTGSHGTLLAKGVASTGVYTEGTIRRLTPTECSRLQTIPDWYRWGCSEAQQYKMLGNGWTVDVIAHIFAGIKC, from the coding sequence ATGAAAAAAGGACTAACGGTGCTAAGCCTGTTTGACGGCATGAGCTGTGGACAAATAGCCCTGAGGAAGATAGGATTGCCCCTAGAGAAATACTACGCCTCCGAGGTTGACAGACACGCGATTGCCCAGACGATGCTCAACTTCCCCGAAACCCTTCAGCTGGGGGACGTTACGAAAATAAACCCGGAGGAACTAGGGAAAATAGACATACTAATAGGAGGCAGCCCTTGTCAGTCATTCAGTTTCGCAGGTAAGAGAAATGGGATGGCAACGACTGAGAACGAGGAGATATACACTCTTGAACGATACATTGAGTTAAAGGGGCAGGGGTTTGAATTTGAAGGGCAGAGCTACTTGTTTTGGGAGTACATACGTATTCTGACAGAACTGAGGAAACGTAATCCAGAAATAAAATTCTTGCTAGAGAACGTTAAGATGCAGGAAAAATGGGAAAAAGTACTAAGCAAAGCCATCGGTGTACCCCCTACCCTCCTAGATTCTAAGTCGGTATCCGCACAAAGGAGACAGAGGCTGTACTGGACTAACATCTACTATCGTTTAGACCCTGACCGAATAGAGGAGGACTACACAATACCCCCTCTCCCCGAGAAGGGCATTATACTTAAAGATATTCTATGCCAAAACGTACCTGAGAAATACATTTTGTCTCATCTGAACGATAAACCCCGAAAGCTCACAGCGAATTATATGCAGCTCCTAGAAACCTATTTTGACAGCGATTACAGATTTTGGTACGATACGGGGAGTCACGGAACACTCCTAGCTAAAGGGGTCGCTAGTACGGGAGTGTACACAGAGGGTACTATAAGAAGGCTCACCCCTACGGAGTGCTCACGATTGCAGACTATACCTGACTGGTATAGGTGGGGGTGCAGTGAAGCTCAACAGTATAAGATGCTAGGAAACGGCTGGACGGTAGATGTAATAGCCCACATATTTGCAGGAATTAAATGTTAA
- a CDS encoding helix-turn-helix domain-containing protein has product MKVPQFYTSKEVCQRLKISDRTLKRKVAEGLINFSKAPGLTSPLKFTEEDINTFINKHMRI; this is encoded by the coding sequence ATGAAAGTACCACAATTTTACACCTCGAAGGAGGTATGCCAGCGCTTAAAGATAAGCGACAGAACCCTCAAAAGGAAAGTGGCAGAGGGGCTTATCAATTTCAGCAAAGCTCCGGGGCTGACCAGTCCTTTGAAATTCACGGAGGAAGATATCAATACTTTTATTAATAAGCACATGCGGATATGA
- a CDS encoding DNA polymerase: MRKLSIDIETYSEADLPNCGVYRYVEDPSFEILLFAYAFDDEPVEIVDLARGGVLPFKVKLALFDSNVLKTAFNANFEITCLNKYLLESTGFRLRESQWECTRVRSAVAGLPLSLEAAAKVLMLEEQKMREGKALIRYFSMPCKPTKANGYRSRNLPEHDLAKWEIFKTYCKQDVSTERAISNKLQNIEITPTEQALWELDQKIISRGIELDMELVQNAISLDTEIREDLLWKAEKLTGLDNPNSVSQLKSWLEGEGTEVPKSLSKDSVSELLGSGELSKEAEEMLRIRQELSKTSVKKYQAMARAVCTDGRVRGLLQFYGANRTGRWAGRLVQVQNLPRNKHPELDLARELVKDKDRVMLEMCFGNVPNILSELIRTAFVAKEGCTLLVADYSAIEARVIAWLADEQWVLDVFNSHGKIYEATAAQMFGVPIESVTKGSGLRDRGKVAQLACGYQGGVAALTAMDVAGKIPDEEKPGLVKNWRDANPNIVKLWGKIERAAVKAVKEKTVVTIAHGVKFIGQRNFLFVELPSGRRLAYPKARMVVNRFGREAIQYEGLIQVTNKWGKIDTYGGKLTENIVQAIARDCLAFALLNLENAGYRVCMHIHDEVVIENESADNLEDVCRIMALPIPWAEGLPLRADGFTTNFYKKD, translated from the coding sequence ATGCGAAAACTATCTATAGACATAGAGACCTATTCAGAGGCAGACCTTCCTAATTGTGGTGTATATCGCTACGTAGAAGACCCCTCTTTCGAAATACTTCTCTTTGCCTATGCTTTTGACGACGAGCCTGTAGAGATAGTAGACCTCGCACGAGGGGGAGTACTCCCTTTTAAGGTAAAGCTAGCTCTTTTTGATTCCAACGTATTAAAGACAGCATTTAACGCAAACTTCGAGATTACGTGTCTTAACAAGTACTTACTTGAAAGCACGGGATTTAGGCTACGTGAGTCGCAGTGGGAATGCACTAGAGTTCGCTCGGCTGTAGCCGGACTGCCTCTTTCGCTGGAAGCTGCTGCAAAGGTGCTTATGCTGGAGGAACAAAAAATGAGGGAAGGAAAAGCCCTTATTCGATATTTCTCCATGCCCTGTAAACCTACAAAAGCAAATGGGTATAGGTCGAGAAACCTCCCGGAGCATGACCTTGCTAAATGGGAAATATTCAAAACCTATTGTAAACAGGACGTATCGACCGAGAGAGCGATTAGCAACAAGCTGCAAAACATAGAGATAACTCCTACGGAGCAGGCTCTTTGGGAACTAGACCAGAAAATCATATCCCGGGGAATTGAGTTGGATATGGAGCTGGTTCAAAACGCAATTAGCCTAGATACAGAAATCAGGGAAGACCTACTCTGGAAAGCTGAAAAGCTAACCGGGCTAGACAACCCTAACTCTGTTTCTCAGTTGAAAAGCTGGCTAGAGGGCGAAGGAACGGAAGTACCGAAGTCGTTGTCAAAAGACTCTGTATCAGAACTGCTAGGAAGCGGGGAGCTTTCTAAAGAAGCTGAGGAGATGCTTAGGATAAGGCAGGAACTTTCAAAGACCTCTGTTAAGAAGTATCAAGCTATGGCTCGCGCTGTATGCACAGATGGTCGAGTACGCGGCTTGCTTCAATTCTATGGGGCTAACCGTACAGGACGCTGGGCTGGAAGACTGGTGCAGGTACAGAACCTCCCGAGGAACAAGCACCCGGAGCTAGACCTTGCTAGGGAACTGGTTAAGGATAAAGACAGAGTTATGCTGGAGATGTGTTTCGGAAACGTACCTAATATCCTCTCTGAGTTAATCCGGACTGCCTTCGTTGCTAAAGAAGGATGCACCTTATTGGTAGCTGACTACTCCGCAATCGAGGCAAGAGTTATAGCTTGGCTGGCAGATGAACAGTGGGTGCTGGACGTATTCAACTCGCACGGTAAAATCTATGAAGCCACAGCTGCTCAAATGTTCGGAGTTCCTATAGAGAGCGTTACGAAGGGAAGCGGACTACGGGACAGGGGGAAAGTCGCTCAGTTAGCTTGCGGCTATCAGGGAGGGGTTGCAGCCCTTACCGCTATGGACGTAGCAGGAAAGATTCCGGACGAAGAAAAGCCGGGTCTTGTTAAGAACTGGAGAGACGCTAACCCGAACATTGTAAAACTATGGGGTAAAATCGAAAGGGCAGCTGTTAAAGCCGTTAAAGAAAAAACGGTCGTAACAATAGCCCACGGGGTTAAATTCATAGGACAGCGCAATTTCCTTTTCGTTGAACTCCCTTCCGGGAGAAGACTTGCCTACCCTAAAGCCAGAATGGTAGTTAACCGCTTCGGCAGAGAGGCTATCCAGTACGAGGGTCTTATACAGGTAACTAATAAGTGGGGTAAGATTGACACCTACGGGGGTAAACTTACTGAGAACATTGTACAGGCGATTGCTAGGGACTGCCTAGCCTTTGCTTTGTTGAACCTTGAAAACGCAGGCTATAGAGTCTGTATGCACATACACGACGAGGTTGTCATAGAGAACGAAAGTGCCGACAATCTCGAGGACGTCTGCCGGATTATGGCTCTCCCTATACCATGGGCTGAGGGGCTACCTCTTAGAGCAGACGGATTCACGACAAATTTCTATAAAAAAGATTAG
- a CDS encoding VRR-NUC domain-containing protein yields the protein MSLEKRLEQRLRIAVKRRGGIALKFYCLSYTGMPDRIILMPGGKVYFVELKSEYKKPSPRQAFVHEQLRQLGFDVSYMNTEEQLTSFLDRIIQN from the coding sequence ATGAGCTTAGAGAAAAGACTTGAACAAAGGCTTAGGATTGCAGTAAAGCGACGAGGCGGTATAGCTTTGAAGTTTTACTGCTTATCCTATACCGGAATGCCTGACAGGATTATACTTATGCCCGGGGGCAAGGTCTACTTTGTAGAACTGAAATCAGAATACAAAAAACCATCTCCTAGACAGGCATTCGTACATGAGCAGCTGAGGCAGTTAGGCTTCGACGTATCTTACATGAACACCGAAGAACAGCTTACCAGCTTTTTAGATAGAATAATTCAAAACTAG